A stretch of DNA from Sylvia atricapilla isolate bSylAtr1 chromosome 3, bSylAtr1.pri, whole genome shotgun sequence:
GGGTCCTCTCTCCAGTCTCCAGAGTATTTCCGGTGACTTCCACACCCCTACACCAAACCAGGGGGACTTACCCTTTGGGAACGTGCAGTTGCCCATGCCCTCAGCTCTtggggaggaggatggaggtgAGGACAGCATCAGAGAGCAAGACCTTCAGCAGCACCACACGTACAGCCATAAGCAGGACTGCCAACGCAGGGGCCGGTGACGCTGCAATGGAATGGTGAGGTGACGGCTGCCACAGACACCCCACTACCCCAATGTCCTCTGCAGACCTGCCATGGGGCCACGTTTGGGCAGACCTGGGATCCTTACACATCCCAGAGACACCTCATGTGACCCTCATGCTGTCCCTGAGGGCAGGCTGGCTGAAACTGGCTCCGACCCAGTTTCCCCATTCTTCCCACCAAGGTGAAgcttccctccctcttccccagTCCCACAAGACTGCGGGGAAAACCCATCCCAACCACCACACAGCCCCAGTGAAGCCACTGTCAGGGCTTTCTCCCTGGCAACTGACATTCCCACCAGGCAGGGGCCAGACTCACCAGCTGTGCTACACAGCTCTGCCGCCTCCTCGCTGCCTGTGGGATAAAAAAGCAGGTGGGGCGATGCTGGCAGCCCAGCACCAGGTGCACGGCAGGGCTGGCCACAAACCCCTTCCTGTGATGGGGACAGCAACGTTTGCCCCTAGGGCCTCacacctgctccctgctggcccCAGAGGCTCTGCCCACCTCCCTCTTCAGGGGCCACCAGTGCACCCAGCAGGCTGGGCAGCAGTGGCCACGGCAGGAACGGGGTGGCAGCAGGGTCATACCCGTAATGCGGacggggctggagctgtgggacgGGGAGGTCCTGTTGGCCCCCACATGGCAGGAAAGTTCTCTCTCGCGGGGGGGGTCACTGGAAAGGAGGGAGACGGAGCAGACTGTGCCACCATCCTCCTGGGAGGCCCCATAGGCAAAGGACTGCAGGATGCTACCATTCCCAGCGGAGATCCAGACAGCATGGCCAGAGCTGGGGGCCAGGTCGCTCACCACGCACACCACCAGCTGCCGGCGCTGCCCAGCCAGCACCATGCTCAATGGCTGGGTCAGCGTAGGCAGCGGGATGGCTGACCTGCCAGCTGGGAAGACAAGGTTTAGGGGCACTGCTTCCCCCACACATCCCACCCAGTACGGCTGCCAGCTCGGCAGAACGCAGCCTTTGATCCCGGCTGGATGACACCCGGCCTTCCCGCCTCCTGGGTCTGTCCCGGGGATACTCACGGGGCAGGAGCGGGAGCAGAGCGGCAGCCAGCAGCATCCggagcagctccatggcagCTGCAGCGCACGGGGCTGCCGAGGGCTCGGCGCCCTCTCGCAGCCCCAGCTGCGCCGCCCActgccggggccgcggggccggcaCTCCCCCGCCGCTGGTacagccccgctccgccccgccggggccgcTGCTCCTTCCGCGGAgcgagccccggccccgggaggGCTGCGGTCGGTGCGGGAACCGCCGGGCGTGCGGCACCTCCGCCTCGCCCTCGGGGCCAGCCCCGCCCCAGCAAGGCGCTGTTCTGTATACCTGAAGGATAAACTACACGAGAACTCTGGGCCAGCAGGGAACGGCTCGGGGGACACGCTCTGCCCCGCCGGTGGCCGGGGCGGGCAGAGAGGGGAACGGAGGACGCCTGGGACAGGGCagagtggcagctgctggggactTAGGGGGAGAAGGAGCTCCAGTCTTACAATATCCATGTTGCACATGTACGAGCCAGGCTGGAAACGCCTCTGCTTTATTACTCTTCAGCTAAACGcaccaaaataaaccccaaaccacagcaAGGCTTGGATTGGTAACACCAAACACTTCCAGGACACACCTGCCAGGGCAACCTGGGTTACTCGCAGTCAAGGCTGTGGCTTCACACAGCAGAACTTTGTGCCACCTTCTTGATGATTCAAGGCACGTGtattgaaataaagaaaaacgAAACATGTACAGTAACTCAAACACAAATCCATCGTTAAGgcatatatttttcaaagatttttcttgaaaaaaccCCTTTTATTTGTAATTTGCAGCACTCACTTCATGCTATTTTATGACCTCTTCACACCTACAGTTTCTGCCCGCACTCAAAGAACCCCATCACTCTCAACCCAAGAGCTTGGGAGGAGCAGAAATATTGCCTGATTTTCATACACATCTCAATAGCTGGTGATCCTTTAGGAAGTCCTAACAAACCAACAGAGCCATTTTTCCCTGCCTTACAGTTTGGCAATGGCCCTGCTGCAATACAAACATAAAATTAATCTTGAATTCTTCCGAAGAACCTGAGCACTGACTCCATACCTGAAACTCAGGGACAAGGACAAGACTTGATACATGCCTCCTCCCTCCAATTATCACCATGCCAAGGACCAAACTACTCCACACTGAGCTTTGTTTTTATGTTCATggctgccagctcagccacaAAGTAGCGGAAGACCTGGGGCACTGGGACAACCTCGATGGCGTCCACCTCGCTGCAGATGGAGCAGGAATACCTCCTGTTGCTGGTGACGGAGGAGTGGGACAGTTTCTCCAGCACTGGGGATGCCATGCTGCCACAGCTGGTGCACACGTAGGCCACGGAGCCGTCGGAGCAGTTAAAGAGGCGGTCCTGCAGCAGAAAGGACGTGCCGTGGGCCAGCAGCGCGTCCCGCTCCATCTCCCCAAAGCGGATCCCGCCTTCCACGTTCCTGCCCTTGACGGGCTGGTTGGTAACAGCGTCTCGGGGCCCCGTGGTCCTCACCTGGAACTTGTCGGAGACCATGTGGCGCAGGCGCTGGTAGTACACCACCCCCACGAAGatctctgcctccagctccacCCCGCTGATGCCACTGTACATCTTCTCTGTCCCAAAGTAGTTGTAACCTGCGCTCGCTAAAGTCTCACCAAAGTATTTCAGAGCACACTTCTTCTCAGTGAAGGTGAAGGGAGTGGCATCATAGGAGACCCCATGCAGGGCTGCTGACTTCCCTGCCATGCTCTCAATCAACATCCCAATGGTCATGCGGGAGGGAAAGCCATGAGGGTTGAAGAGGATGTCTGGAACCATTCCGTTCTCTGTGAAGGGCATGTCCTCCACGGGCCAGAGCTGGCTCAGGATTCCTTTCTGTCCGTGGCGGCTGGCAAATTTGTCTCCAATCGTGGGATTTCGGGGAACCCTCACAGTGATGCAGGCTTTCTTGAACTTCCCAGTGCCACGGTCATTGCTGCACAACCTAACGTTGTCCACAATGCCCACTTCCTTACTCCTGTGCAGGTGGAGGAACAATCATAGCAAAGGTGTCAGGTTTGCTagtaatttttactttcaaaagGAAGATGAAGCAAAGAACCTAAACCACTTAAAAATGCCTTTGGACAAATGAGAAACACCACCATTCTTCAAAGTACTAATCAGTAGTGAAAGAACTTAAACTATTTAAGAATTAGGGCaaggaaacaataaaaaggCATCTTCCAAGTGCCATTCAGATACCACTTTCAGGTGATCAGGTAACGTGCCACCCATGATTTAAAACAAGGATAATTTCAACCTGGTTCATCTGTATCACACTTTGTACCTGATAAACTGCATCCCACTGCCATTTCCAATGTGTTAAGGcagcagcccctctccctgccaccAATAAATTCACACCATACTGATGAGATCCCAAAATAAAGAACCCCATTCAGTTCTTCAATAGAGAGAGAAGTTCAGAGCAGCAATGGAAGGCAAAGCATGAGCTTTGACAAAAAGTGCCACGTTCAGGAGTGTGCTCCTTCTCCAAATTAGCCATCAGCCTGATATTCCATGTGCCAGAGGGGTCTGCTGCAGGCTTAACCATTATCATGTCCACATACAACCAGCCAAGGCAAATCACCAAAATAATACCCTCCTGGGAgaagccagccctgcagcacacactggCTGAGAGAAAACATGTGACACATGCCTGGGAGTCCCCTACAGCATGAGCTTCATGCTCTCTGTCAGGCCATGGACACTGTTAggtgaggagaaaagggaacACTTGCAGGGGAAGGgccagctgctctccccacggggtgagcagagccaggagcgACAGGCTGTACTTACGGGTAGTACACAGTGAAGGTCTCCCCTGTGTTGAGGTTCATGAAGCTGTAGAAGGGgtccccaggctgcaggatggACCCAACAAAAGGCAGTCCATCAGCATCCAGCTTCTCCCCAACGTTTGGATCGCTAGGCCTGATGCCAAATACTAAATTAtcacctgccctgctggctTTAAGGGAAAGGTCAATGCTCTCCACCTTGATAACACTTCCATAAGCAAATCCTCTCTGCCAGGAAGATTTATTTACAATctaaaaaggagaaacaaaagccTGTTAAAGACCTGCTGGTAACTtcaaaaaagagaacatttacAAAGGTAAGCATCAGATCAAAATGGGAACATTGCCTTTTTGAAGCCCCCCAGTAAGTCACCATTCCAAAAAGCTCAAGCCTCATATAACCCCCGTATTTTTCAAAGCTAGGAGGCAACTGCCTTGGACAAACAAAGCTCTACTCTTAGCAcatccagcactgcctgctgtAGCAACACAACCACTGTGCTGCTGAATCTGCCCAGGAAGTGTGAGGaccagcagagacagaaagcaGGGTCTTCTCAGCTGAGTATCACCCCTACTCCCAGTCCCCCACATCAAATTCCTTCACAGGACAGCAGGATTTTCTCCTTCTGGTGGCTCACCATTGCATCTTCCATGTCATAGCCACTGTAAGAGATGACAGCCACGATGGAGTTGGTGCCAACGGGATAGCTGTCCATTCCATAATAGTCATACATGCTGGGCCTCACCAGAGGGCTCTGGGGGTGTGCAGGTGGTACAGCTTGTTATCTGAGCGATCCCTATAGTTGTACACAGGAAACCCCATGGTCTGCTTtcctggagggaaggaaggaaagttGCATTTATTCCTCTGTGTATCTTGTTAATAAAAAAGCTGGAAATACTTACACATTTAGAGggatattaattttaaacccCTTGGCATTTAATAATTGCCCCAAGCTTGGCTACAATTTTTCTAAGAATCACAATACTCAATTCCTTTCACAGCATTTCGTAAGGACTACatctaatttgttttcttttaggcagatttgttttcttttcttcaatttCAAAATCCCCACTAAGGGTGGCATGgtgtttctggttttgcataCT
This window harbors:
- the PTCRA gene encoding pre T-cell antigen receptor alpha translates to MCNMDIVYRTAPCWGGAGPEGEAEVPHARRFPHRPQPSRGRGSLRGRSSGPGGAERGCTSGGGVPAPRPRQWAAQLGLREGAEPSAAPCAAAAMELLRMLLAAALLPLLPLPLNLVFPAGRSAIPLPTLTQPLSMVLAGQRRQLVVCVVSDLAPSSGHAVWISAGNGSILQSFAYGASQEDGGTVCSVSLLSSDPPRERELSCHVGANRTSPSHSSSPVRITGSEEAAELCSTAASPAPALAVLLMAVRVVLLKVLLSDAVLTSILLPKS